The following are encoded together in the Pungitius pungitius chromosome 7, fPunPun2.1, whole genome shotgun sequence genome:
- the eps15 gene encoding epidermal growth factor receptor substrate 15 isoform X1: protein MKAVGNRNVMAAALTLTQLSSGNPIYDKYYRQVDPTGSGRVVAADAALFLKRSGLADQVLGKIWDLADSERKGALNKQQFFIALRLVACAQNGLEVALRSLNVAVPPPKFNETSSPQLAGVASVDALWVVKPDEKIKFDSIFDSLGPVGGILTGDKVKPVLLNSKLPVDVLGRVWELSDIDRDGMLDRDEFSVAMYLVYRALEGEHVPMSLPPPLVPPSKRKKPSLPPAMPLLPSPPSVKDSRSSHAGSKSLPHPPKPAPAPAPVPTPAAVPVSTGRSSPLHAVPESAFWVVSPADKTKYDELFGKTDGDMDGLVSGPEVRDIFLKTGLPSATLARIWELCDIGDVGKLTREQFALALHLINQRLTKGLEPPQSLAPEMIPPSDRQSVKQKNAAQLAADFSAIKELDSLSNEIFELQKEKSSVEEEIKEKEEAIRQRSTEVQDLQDEVAKESGELQQLQAQRQKVQDALEELDQQKGSLEEQLTFIRQQTNQETHLISSLQSEHEDQEQKISQFEEELVQAREELLALQEESRKLQEKVQAAQEQLTPLQESVRDSFTQVAQVQQKLNNLQVEERSVTAQLSWKRALEDSSPVMVNGSTGFTTKLCQADPFQQNLFQEDQPKELKEEDQLAVCNRQKEQSDQKEKEDVKERDDDDDDDDEDEEEDEDESSKTLEEKLKYDPLDDLYTSLAFPEVYNNRSNLAKPQENTAREDRSLTPDVSPELMNDAEELPKEISLKVASLVPESQPEPAGSPEPPSSSLPPQVGARSMPPQTSPPSLPDMDFFHSDPFTDHDPFKDDPFGKADVADPFGGDPFKGSDPFAADSFFQAPGAPFASADPFTASSADPFGPTAGVPEPDLFATKPSGVAAAPTAGPDTFTSKPIDPPSAPRDPFSSTGNTMATSDPFGSQDGGADPFSGSLPSSDLAVKDTAASNDPFAPGGTTVNASSDPDPFAAVFGNESFGGFADFSALTKSTGADQFAVNNKNLFQEDSQSAGPDVPPALPPKTGTPTRPPPPPPGKRTSVSRTESSESFQRRGPFLQQPSGDFSSSLPAKDPLADPFAPSSPRHSAREADRFASFDKQWDVPTTSNACSLLNPLGCFFTALTMHVLPHTKTSVNVAIAAYFHLHGWRLTGRFLSVVC, encoded by the exons ATGAAAGCGGTGGGAAACAGAAACGTTATGGCTGCCGCTCTGACTCTCACTCAG CTTTCCAGTGGAAATCCCATATATGACAAATACTATCGACAG GTGGATCCTACTGGCAGTGGGCGGGTGGTGGCAGCGGATGCAGCTCTGTTCCTCAAGAGGTCTGGCTTGGCTGACCAGGTGCTGGGGAAG aTCTGGGATTTGGCAGACTCTGAACGTAAAGGGGCTCTTAACAAGCAG CAATTCTTCATAGCATTGCGGTTGGTGGCCTGTGCTCAAAATGGCCTGGAGGTGGCGCTCAGGAGCCTTAATGTGGCTGTTCCTCCCCCAAAATTT AATGAGACGAGCAGCCCGCAGTTAGCGGGAGTGGCGTCTGTTGACGCTCTCTGGGTTGTCAAG CCTGACGAGAAGATAAAGTTTGACTCCATCTTCGACAGCCTGGGTCCCGTAGGAGGGATTCTAACCGGAGACAAGGTCAAGCCTGTTCTGCTCAACTCCAAGCTGCCAGTGGACGTCCTCGGCAGG gtgTGGGAGCTCAGTGACATTGACAGAGACGGTATGCTGGACAGAGATGAATTTTCTGTG GCCATGTATCTGGTGTACAGAGCCCTGGAGGGGGAGCATGTTCCCATGTCCCTACCCCCTCCCCTGGTTCCACCGTCCAAGAGGAAAAAACCCTCGCTGCCTCCCGCGATGCCCCTGTTACCTTCGCCCCCCTCGGTCAAAGACAGCCGCTCCTCCCACGCCGGCTCTAAGAGTCTGCCCCACCCCCCTAAACCTGCCCCCGCCCCCGCTCCTGTCCCGACACCAGCAGCGGTCCCTGTGAGTACGGGACGCTCCTCGCCTCTGCATGCAGTGCCTGAAAGCGCTTTT TGGGTGGTGTCGCCAGCAGACAAAACAAAGTATGATGAGCTATTCGGCAAGACGGATGGTGACATGGACGGCCTCGTGTCTGGACCTGAAGTCAGAGACATCTTCTTGAAAACCGGACTGCCGTCTGCCACACTTGCACGTATCTG gGAGCTCTGTGACATTGGAGACGTCGGGAAACTGACCCGAGAGCAGTTTGCACTGGCGCTTCATCTGATCAACCAGAGGCTGACTAAAGGCCTTGAACCTCCGCAGAGTCTCGCCCCAGAGATGATCCCACCGTCCGACAGACAGAGCGTCAAACAG AAGAACGCGGCACAACTGGCGGCCGACTTCTCAGCGATCAAGGAGTTGGACTCTCTCAGTAACGAGATTTTCGAACTACAAAA GGAGAAAAGCTCGGTGGAAGAGGAGatcaaggagaaggaggaggccatCAGACAGCGCAGCACCGAAGTGCAG GACTTGCAGGACGAGGTGGCGAAGGAGAGcggggagctgcagcagctccaagCTCAGCGTCAAAAGGTCCAGGATGCCTTAGAGGAGCTGGACCAACAAAAAggctccctggaggagcagctgacctTCATCCGGCAGCAGACCAACCAAGAAACCCATCTG ATTTCATCGCTACAGTCGGAGCATGAGGACCAGGAACAGAAGATCAGTCAGTttgaggaggagctggtccaggcCCGAGAGGAGCTCCTcgctctgcaggaggagagcaggaagctgcaggagaaggtccAGGCGGCTCAGGAGCAGCTCACGCCTCTGCAGGAGTCCGTCCGCGACTCCTTTACGCAGGTTGCGCAG gttcaGCAGAAACTGAATAACCTTCAGGTGGAAGAGAGGTCAGTCACTGCCCAGCTTAGCTGGAAAAGAGCCCTGGAGGACAGCTCTCCCGTCATGGTCAACGGATCCACCGGGTTCACTACAAAGCTGTGCCAGGCGGATCCCTTCCAGCAGAACCTCTTCCAGGAGGACCAGCCTAAAGAGCTGAAAGAGGAGGATCAATTGGCTGTCTGCAATCGGCAGAAAGAACAGTCTGAtcaaaaagagaaggaagacgtgaaggagagagatgatgatgatgatgatgatgatgaagatgaagaagaagacgaggacGAGAGTTCAAAGACTTTAGAGGAGAAGTTGAAATATGACCCCTTGGATGATCTCTATACTAGTCTGGCCTTCCCTGAGGTGTACAATAATCGGTCGAACCTCGCCAAGCCGCAGGAGAACACGGCGAGG GAAGACCGTAGCCTTACACCCGATGTCTCCCCGGAGCTCATGAATGATGCAGAGGAATTGCCTAAAGAGATCTCACTAAAG GTTGCATCGCTGGTGCCAGAGAGCCAACCAGAGCCGGCAGGGTCCCCGGAACCCCCCTCCAGCTCGTTACCACCTCAGGTTGGCGCTCGCTCTATGCCGCCTCAGAccagccccccctctctgcctgaCATGGACTTCTTCCATTCGGACCCCTTTACTGACC ACGATCCGTTCAAAGATGATCCATTTGGGAAAGCGGATGTTGCAG ATCCGTTTGGTGGAGATCCGTTCAAAGGCTCTGACCCCTTCGCCGCAGACTCTTTCTTCCAGGCCCCCGGCGCCCCCTTTGCCTCGGCCGACCCCTTTACTGCCAGCTCGGCAGATCCGTTTGGCCCCACTGCTGGTGTCCCCGAGCCGGACCTGTTTGCAACGAAGCCCAGTGGCGTAgcagctgcaccaacagccGGTCCAGATACCTTCACCTCCAAACCCATCGATCCACCTTCAGCTCCCAGGGATCCATTCAGCTCCACGGGAAACACCATGGCCACCTCGGATCCGTTTGGTTCTCAGGACGGAGGAGCGGATCCCTTCAGCGGCTCTCTGCCCTCCTCTGATCTGGCTGTG AAGGACACTGCAGCATCCAATGACCCGTTTGCTCCGGGTGGTACGACAGTGAACGCCAGCTCTGATCCAG ATCCGTTTGCGGCTGTGTTCGGTAACGAATCTTTTGGAGGCTTTGCCGATTTCAGTGCGCTGACGAAG TCAACTGGGGCCGACCAGTTCGCCGTCAACAATAAGAACCTgtttcaggaagacagccagtCTGCCGGCCCTGACGTGCCCCCAGCCCTGCCCCCAAAAACGGGCACGCCAACCAgaccaccccctccacctccag GAAAAAGGACGTCCGTCTCCCGGACGGAGTCCTCTGAGTCCTTCCAGCGACGCGGGCCCTTCCTCCAGCAGCCCTCGGGAgacttctcttcctccctgccCGCTAAGGATCCTCTAGCTGACCCCTTCGCCCCTTCCTCCCCTCGTCACAGCGCACGGGAAGCTGACCGATTTGCCAGCTTTGACAAA
- the eps15 gene encoding epidermal growth factor receptor substrate 15 isoform X7: protein MKAVGNRNVMAAALTLTQLSSGNPIYDKYYRQVDPTGSGRVVAADAALFLKRSGLADQVLGKIWDLADSERKGALNKQQFFIALRLVACAQNGLEVALRSLNVAVPPPKFNETSSPQLAGVASVDALWVVKPDEKIKFDSIFDSLGPVGGILTGDKVKPVLLNSKLPVDVLGRVWELSDIDRDGMLDRDEFSVAMYLVYRALEGEHVPMSLPPPLVPPSKRKKPSLPPAMPLLPSPPSVKDSRSSHAGSKSLPHPPKPAPAPAPVPTPAAVPVSTGRSSPLHAVPESAFWVVSPADKTKYDELFGKTDGDMDGLVSGPEVRDIFLKTGLPSATLARIWELCDIGDVGKLTREQFALALHLINQRLTKGLEPPQSLAPEMIPPSDRQSVKQKNAAQLAADFSAIKELDSLSNEIFELQKEKSSVEEEIKEKEEAIRQRSTEVQDLQDEVAKESGELQQLQAQRQKVQDALEELDQQKGSLEEQLTFIRQQTNQETHLISSLQSEHEDQEQKISQFEEELVQAREELLALQEESRKLQEKVQAAQEQLTPLQESVRDSFTQVAQVQQKLNNLQVEERSVTAQLSWKRALEDSSPVMVNGSTGFTTKLCQADPFQQNLFQEDQPKELKEEDQLAVCNRQKEQSDQKEKEDVKERDDDDDDDDEDEEEDEDESSKTLEEKLKYDPLDDLYTSLAFPEVYNNRSNLAKPQENTAREDRSLTPDVSPELMNDAEELPKEISLKVASLVPESQPEPAGSPEPPSSSLPPQVGARSMPPQTSPPSLPDMDFFHSDPFTDHDPFKDDPFGKADVADPFGGDPFKGSDPFAADSFFQAPGAPFASADPFTASSADPFGPTAGVPEPDLFATKPSGVAAAPTAGPDTFTSKPIDPPSAPRDPFSSTGNTMATSDPFGSQDGGADPFSGSLPSSDLAVKDTAASNDPFAPGGTTVNASSDPDPFAAVFGNESFGGFADFSALTKSTGADQFAVNNKNLFQEDSQSAGPDVPPALPPKTGTPTRPPPPPPGKRTSVSRTESSESFQRRGPFLQQPSGDFSSSLPAKDPLADPFAPSSPRHSAREADRFASFDKQWDVPTTISNRGRHD from the exons ATGAAAGCGGTGGGAAACAGAAACGTTATGGCTGCCGCTCTGACTCTCACTCAG CTTTCCAGTGGAAATCCCATATATGACAAATACTATCGACAG GTGGATCCTACTGGCAGTGGGCGGGTGGTGGCAGCGGATGCAGCTCTGTTCCTCAAGAGGTCTGGCTTGGCTGACCAGGTGCTGGGGAAG aTCTGGGATTTGGCAGACTCTGAACGTAAAGGGGCTCTTAACAAGCAG CAATTCTTCATAGCATTGCGGTTGGTGGCCTGTGCTCAAAATGGCCTGGAGGTGGCGCTCAGGAGCCTTAATGTGGCTGTTCCTCCCCCAAAATTT AATGAGACGAGCAGCCCGCAGTTAGCGGGAGTGGCGTCTGTTGACGCTCTCTGGGTTGTCAAG CCTGACGAGAAGATAAAGTTTGACTCCATCTTCGACAGCCTGGGTCCCGTAGGAGGGATTCTAACCGGAGACAAGGTCAAGCCTGTTCTGCTCAACTCCAAGCTGCCAGTGGACGTCCTCGGCAGG gtgTGGGAGCTCAGTGACATTGACAGAGACGGTATGCTGGACAGAGATGAATTTTCTGTG GCCATGTATCTGGTGTACAGAGCCCTGGAGGGGGAGCATGTTCCCATGTCCCTACCCCCTCCCCTGGTTCCACCGTCCAAGAGGAAAAAACCCTCGCTGCCTCCCGCGATGCCCCTGTTACCTTCGCCCCCCTCGGTCAAAGACAGCCGCTCCTCCCACGCCGGCTCTAAGAGTCTGCCCCACCCCCCTAAACCTGCCCCCGCCCCCGCTCCTGTCCCGACACCAGCAGCGGTCCCTGTGAGTACGGGACGCTCCTCGCCTCTGCATGCAGTGCCTGAAAGCGCTTTT TGGGTGGTGTCGCCAGCAGACAAAACAAAGTATGATGAGCTATTCGGCAAGACGGATGGTGACATGGACGGCCTCGTGTCTGGACCTGAAGTCAGAGACATCTTCTTGAAAACCGGACTGCCGTCTGCCACACTTGCACGTATCTG gGAGCTCTGTGACATTGGAGACGTCGGGAAACTGACCCGAGAGCAGTTTGCACTGGCGCTTCATCTGATCAACCAGAGGCTGACTAAAGGCCTTGAACCTCCGCAGAGTCTCGCCCCAGAGATGATCCCACCGTCCGACAGACAGAGCGTCAAACAG AAGAACGCGGCACAACTGGCGGCCGACTTCTCAGCGATCAAGGAGTTGGACTCTCTCAGTAACGAGATTTTCGAACTACAAAA GGAGAAAAGCTCGGTGGAAGAGGAGatcaaggagaaggaggaggccatCAGACAGCGCAGCACCGAAGTGCAG GACTTGCAGGACGAGGTGGCGAAGGAGAGcggggagctgcagcagctccaagCTCAGCGTCAAAAGGTCCAGGATGCCTTAGAGGAGCTGGACCAACAAAAAggctccctggaggagcagctgacctTCATCCGGCAGCAGACCAACCAAGAAACCCATCTG ATTTCATCGCTACAGTCGGAGCATGAGGACCAGGAACAGAAGATCAGTCAGTttgaggaggagctggtccaggcCCGAGAGGAGCTCCTcgctctgcaggaggagagcaggaagctgcaggagaaggtccAGGCGGCTCAGGAGCAGCTCACGCCTCTGCAGGAGTCCGTCCGCGACTCCTTTACGCAGGTTGCGCAG gttcaGCAGAAACTGAATAACCTTCAGGTGGAAGAGAGGTCAGTCACTGCCCAGCTTAGCTGGAAAAGAGCCCTGGAGGACAGCTCTCCCGTCATGGTCAACGGATCCACCGGGTTCACTACAAAGCTGTGCCAGGCGGATCCCTTCCAGCAGAACCTCTTCCAGGAGGACCAGCCTAAAGAGCTGAAAGAGGAGGATCAATTGGCTGTCTGCAATCGGCAGAAAGAACAGTCTGAtcaaaaagagaaggaagacgtgaaggagagagatgatgatgatgatgatgatgatgaagatgaagaagaagacgaggacGAGAGTTCAAAGACTTTAGAGGAGAAGTTGAAATATGACCCCTTGGATGATCTCTATACTAGTCTGGCCTTCCCTGAGGTGTACAATAATCGGTCGAACCTCGCCAAGCCGCAGGAGAACACGGCGAGG GAAGACCGTAGCCTTACACCCGATGTCTCCCCGGAGCTCATGAATGATGCAGAGGAATTGCCTAAAGAGATCTCACTAAAG GTTGCATCGCTGGTGCCAGAGAGCCAACCAGAGCCGGCAGGGTCCCCGGAACCCCCCTCCAGCTCGTTACCACCTCAGGTTGGCGCTCGCTCTATGCCGCCTCAGAccagccccccctctctgcctgaCATGGACTTCTTCCATTCGGACCCCTTTACTGACC ACGATCCGTTCAAAGATGATCCATTTGGGAAAGCGGATGTTGCAG ATCCGTTTGGTGGAGATCCGTTCAAAGGCTCTGACCCCTTCGCCGCAGACTCTTTCTTCCAGGCCCCCGGCGCCCCCTTTGCCTCGGCCGACCCCTTTACTGCCAGCTCGGCAGATCCGTTTGGCCCCACTGCTGGTGTCCCCGAGCCGGACCTGTTTGCAACGAAGCCCAGTGGCGTAgcagctgcaccaacagccGGTCCAGATACCTTCACCTCCAAACCCATCGATCCACCTTCAGCTCCCAGGGATCCATTCAGCTCCACGGGAAACACCATGGCCACCTCGGATCCGTTTGGTTCTCAGGACGGAGGAGCGGATCCCTTCAGCGGCTCTCTGCCCTCCTCTGATCTGGCTGTG AAGGACACTGCAGCATCCAATGACCCGTTTGCTCCGGGTGGTACGACAGTGAACGCCAGCTCTGATCCAG ATCCGTTTGCGGCTGTGTTCGGTAACGAATCTTTTGGAGGCTTTGCCGATTTCAGTGCGCTGACGAAG TCAACTGGGGCCGACCAGTTCGCCGTCAACAATAAGAACCTgtttcaggaagacagccagtCTGCCGGCCCTGACGTGCCCCCAGCCCTGCCCCCAAAAACGGGCACGCCAACCAgaccaccccctccacctccag GAAAAAGGACGTCCGTCTCCCGGACGGAGTCCTCTGAGTCCTTCCAGCGACGCGGGCCCTTCCTCCAGCAGCCCTCGGGAgacttctcttcctccctgccCGCTAAGGATCCTCTAGCTGACCCCTTCGCCCCTTCCTCCCCTCGTCACAGCGCACGGGAAGCTGACCGATTTGCCAGCTTTGACAAA
- the eps15 gene encoding epidermal growth factor receptor substrate 15 isoform X6 — translation MKAVGNRNVMAAALTLTQLSSGNPIYDKYYRQVDPTGSGRVVAADAALFLKRSGLADQVLGKIWDLADSERKGALNKQQFFIALRLVACAQNGLEVALRSLNVAVPPPKFNETSSPQLAGVASVDALWVVKPDEKIKFDSIFDSLGPVGGILTGDKVKPVLLNSKLPVDVLGRVWELSDIDRDGMLDRDEFSVAMYLVYRALEGEHVPMSLPPPLVPPSKRKKPSLPPAMPLLPSPPSVKDSRSSHAGSKSLPHPPKPAPAPAPVPTPAAVPVSTGRSSPLHAVPESAFWVVSPADKTKYDELFGKTDGDMDGLVSGPEVRDIFLKTGLPSATLARIWELCDIGDVGKLTREQFALALHLINQRLTKGLEPPQSLAPEMIPPSDRQSVKQKNAAQLAADFSAIKELDSLSNEIFELQKEKSSVEEEIKEKEEAIRQRSTEVQDLQDEVAKESGELQQLQAQRQKVQDALEELDQQKGSLEEQLTFIRQQTNQETHLISSLQSEHEDQEQKISQFEEELVQAREELLALQEESRKLQEKVQAAQEQLTPLQESVRDSFTQVAQVQQKLNNLQVEERSVTAQLSWKRALEDSSPVMVNGSTGFTTKLCQADPFQQNLFQEDQPKELKEEDQLAVCNRQKEQSDQKEKEDVKERDDDDDDDDEDEEEDEDESSKTLEEKLKYDPLDDLYTSLAFPEVYNNRSNLAKPQENTAREDRSLTPDVSPELMNDAEELPKEISLKVASLVPESQPEPAGSPEPPSSSLPPQVGARSMPPQTSPPSLPDMDFFHSDPFTDHDPFKDDPFGKADVADPFGGDPFKGSDPFAADSFFQAPGAPFASADPFTASSADPFGPTAGVPEPDLFATKPSGVAAAPTAGPDTFTSKPIDPPSAPRDPFSSTGNTMATSDPFGSQDGGADPFSGSLPSSDLAVKDTAASNDPFAPGGTTVNASSDPDPFAAVFGNESFGGFADFSALTKSTGADQFAVNNKNLFQEDSQSAGPDVPPALPPKTGTPTRPPPPPPGKRTSVSRTESSESFQRRGPFLQQPSGDFSSSLPAKDPLADPFAPSSPRHSAREADRFASFDKQWDVPTTTVSNRGRHD, via the exons ATGAAAGCGGTGGGAAACAGAAACGTTATGGCTGCCGCTCTGACTCTCACTCAG CTTTCCAGTGGAAATCCCATATATGACAAATACTATCGACAG GTGGATCCTACTGGCAGTGGGCGGGTGGTGGCAGCGGATGCAGCTCTGTTCCTCAAGAGGTCTGGCTTGGCTGACCAGGTGCTGGGGAAG aTCTGGGATTTGGCAGACTCTGAACGTAAAGGGGCTCTTAACAAGCAG CAATTCTTCATAGCATTGCGGTTGGTGGCCTGTGCTCAAAATGGCCTGGAGGTGGCGCTCAGGAGCCTTAATGTGGCTGTTCCTCCCCCAAAATTT AATGAGACGAGCAGCCCGCAGTTAGCGGGAGTGGCGTCTGTTGACGCTCTCTGGGTTGTCAAG CCTGACGAGAAGATAAAGTTTGACTCCATCTTCGACAGCCTGGGTCCCGTAGGAGGGATTCTAACCGGAGACAAGGTCAAGCCTGTTCTGCTCAACTCCAAGCTGCCAGTGGACGTCCTCGGCAGG gtgTGGGAGCTCAGTGACATTGACAGAGACGGTATGCTGGACAGAGATGAATTTTCTGTG GCCATGTATCTGGTGTACAGAGCCCTGGAGGGGGAGCATGTTCCCATGTCCCTACCCCCTCCCCTGGTTCCACCGTCCAAGAGGAAAAAACCCTCGCTGCCTCCCGCGATGCCCCTGTTACCTTCGCCCCCCTCGGTCAAAGACAGCCGCTCCTCCCACGCCGGCTCTAAGAGTCTGCCCCACCCCCCTAAACCTGCCCCCGCCCCCGCTCCTGTCCCGACACCAGCAGCGGTCCCTGTGAGTACGGGACGCTCCTCGCCTCTGCATGCAGTGCCTGAAAGCGCTTTT TGGGTGGTGTCGCCAGCAGACAAAACAAAGTATGATGAGCTATTCGGCAAGACGGATGGTGACATGGACGGCCTCGTGTCTGGACCTGAAGTCAGAGACATCTTCTTGAAAACCGGACTGCCGTCTGCCACACTTGCACGTATCTG gGAGCTCTGTGACATTGGAGACGTCGGGAAACTGACCCGAGAGCAGTTTGCACTGGCGCTTCATCTGATCAACCAGAGGCTGACTAAAGGCCTTGAACCTCCGCAGAGTCTCGCCCCAGAGATGATCCCACCGTCCGACAGACAGAGCGTCAAACAG AAGAACGCGGCACAACTGGCGGCCGACTTCTCAGCGATCAAGGAGTTGGACTCTCTCAGTAACGAGATTTTCGAACTACAAAA GGAGAAAAGCTCGGTGGAAGAGGAGatcaaggagaaggaggaggccatCAGACAGCGCAGCACCGAAGTGCAG GACTTGCAGGACGAGGTGGCGAAGGAGAGcggggagctgcagcagctccaagCTCAGCGTCAAAAGGTCCAGGATGCCTTAGAGGAGCTGGACCAACAAAAAggctccctggaggagcagctgacctTCATCCGGCAGCAGACCAACCAAGAAACCCATCTG ATTTCATCGCTACAGTCGGAGCATGAGGACCAGGAACAGAAGATCAGTCAGTttgaggaggagctggtccaggcCCGAGAGGAGCTCCTcgctctgcaggaggagagcaggaagctgcaggagaaggtccAGGCGGCTCAGGAGCAGCTCACGCCTCTGCAGGAGTCCGTCCGCGACTCCTTTACGCAGGTTGCGCAG gttcaGCAGAAACTGAATAACCTTCAGGTGGAAGAGAGGTCAGTCACTGCCCAGCTTAGCTGGAAAAGAGCCCTGGAGGACAGCTCTCCCGTCATGGTCAACGGATCCACCGGGTTCACTACAAAGCTGTGCCAGGCGGATCCCTTCCAGCAGAACCTCTTCCAGGAGGACCAGCCTAAAGAGCTGAAAGAGGAGGATCAATTGGCTGTCTGCAATCGGCAGAAAGAACAGTCTGAtcaaaaagagaaggaagacgtgaaggagagagatgatgatgatgatgatgatgatgaagatgaagaagaagacgaggacGAGAGTTCAAAGACTTTAGAGGAGAAGTTGAAATATGACCCCTTGGATGATCTCTATACTAGTCTGGCCTTCCCTGAGGTGTACAATAATCGGTCGAACCTCGCCAAGCCGCAGGAGAACACGGCGAGG GAAGACCGTAGCCTTACACCCGATGTCTCCCCGGAGCTCATGAATGATGCAGAGGAATTGCCTAAAGAGATCTCACTAAAG GTTGCATCGCTGGTGCCAGAGAGCCAACCAGAGCCGGCAGGGTCCCCGGAACCCCCCTCCAGCTCGTTACCACCTCAGGTTGGCGCTCGCTCTATGCCGCCTCAGAccagccccccctctctgcctgaCATGGACTTCTTCCATTCGGACCCCTTTACTGACC ACGATCCGTTCAAAGATGATCCATTTGGGAAAGCGGATGTTGCAG ATCCGTTTGGTGGAGATCCGTTCAAAGGCTCTGACCCCTTCGCCGCAGACTCTTTCTTCCAGGCCCCCGGCGCCCCCTTTGCCTCGGCCGACCCCTTTACTGCCAGCTCGGCAGATCCGTTTGGCCCCACTGCTGGTGTCCCCGAGCCGGACCTGTTTGCAACGAAGCCCAGTGGCGTAgcagctgcaccaacagccGGTCCAGATACCTTCACCTCCAAACCCATCGATCCACCTTCAGCTCCCAGGGATCCATTCAGCTCCACGGGAAACACCATGGCCACCTCGGATCCGTTTGGTTCTCAGGACGGAGGAGCGGATCCCTTCAGCGGCTCTCTGCCCTCCTCTGATCTGGCTGTG AAGGACACTGCAGCATCCAATGACCCGTTTGCTCCGGGTGGTACGACAGTGAACGCCAGCTCTGATCCAG ATCCGTTTGCGGCTGTGTTCGGTAACGAATCTTTTGGAGGCTTTGCCGATTTCAGTGCGCTGACGAAG TCAACTGGGGCCGACCAGTTCGCCGTCAACAATAAGAACCTgtttcaggaagacagccagtCTGCCGGCCCTGACGTGCCCCCAGCCCTGCCCCCAAAAACGGGCACGCCAACCAgaccaccccctccacctccag GAAAAAGGACGTCCGTCTCCCGGACGGAGTCCTCTGAGTCCTTCCAGCGACGCGGGCCCTTCCTCCAGCAGCCCTCGGGAgacttctcttcctccctgccCGCTAAGGATCCTCTAGCTGACCCCTTCGCCCCTTCCTCCCCTCGTCACAGCGCACGGGAAGCTGACCGATTTGCCAGCTTTGACAAA